A genome region from bacterium includes the following:
- a CDS encoding DUF2892 domain-containing protein — translation MNKKKPDQNVCGLDRVARVVMGVAAFALGVFRLFGGGYWGIVIIVAGGILIFSAITQFCGVYNVFGISTCPKKQE, via the coding sequence ATGAATAAAAAAAAACCGGATCAAAATGTTTGTGGATTGGATAGGGTTGCAAGAGTGGTTATGGGTGTTGCAGCGTTTGCGTTAGGCGTGTTTCGCCTTTTTGGTGGGGGATACTGGGGGATTGTGATTATCGTAGCGGGGGGGATACTTATATTCTCAGCTATCACCCAATTTTGTGGTGTCTATAATGTGTTTGGCATATCTACATGCCCTAAAAAACAAGAATAG
- a CDS encoding ferredoxin reductase family protein, which yields MFKTYTIKNYKNIGPLDSRLFVVLFFIIYYLIIFVPMGLAVVDMIAARTPFFTIIGRSLALFAYSVFCMQVILGSRIKVLDRVFGLDRILRFHRRMAIIGLFAIAVHPLALVFEYGVHEIFLSIDNIYIICGKLAFLILIIGVAFALFRAKIKLDYNKWHTFHKLMLIIILLGFVHSMNLGSSLETGAMRNYWWVLTAIPIAVFIFKNSIGFIQRNKFQVVEVKKENHNVWTLDMTPVNSDIFKYRPGQFMFLTLKRPGYRPEEHPFTISSAPTENEYISATIKKSGDYTSTIGKTKPGDIARISGPYGRFSYVYNEPSSFVFIAGGVGITPLMSMMRFIRNTDDGRPVILLYANKAEDDIIFLDEFVEFPQNFEVVHILSQSSKDWLGEVGHVEMGIIEKYCAKVLDSAHFYLCGPKPMMDSVHNILTEIGIDHSRIHSEVFRLN from the coding sequence GTGTTTAAAACATATACAATAAAGAATTACAAGAATATTGGCCCTTTGGATAGCCGTTTGTTCGTGGTGCTGTTCTTTATTATCTATTATCTAATTATATTTGTTCCAATGGGGCTTGCGGTTGTCGATATGATAGCCGCAAGGACTCCATTTTTCACTATTATCGGTAGATCACTCGCTTTATTTGCTTATTCGGTTTTCTGTATGCAGGTCATTTTAGGTTCCCGGATTAAGGTTTTGGACCGCGTTTTTGGCCTCGATAGAATTCTTCGTTTTCACAGAAGAATGGCCATTATTGGCCTATTTGCAATTGCAGTTCATCCTTTGGCTTTGGTATTTGAATATGGTGTTCACGAGATATTTTTATCTATCGATAATATCTATATTATCTGTGGGAAGCTGGCTTTTCTGATTCTTATAATCGGCGTTGCGTTTGCGCTATTTAGAGCGAAGATTAAACTCGATTATAATAAATGGCATACTTTCCATAAGCTAATGTTAATTATTATCTTGTTGGGATTTGTGCATTCGATGAACCTTGGCTCCAGTCTTGAAACGGGAGCTATGAGGAATTATTGGTGGGTTTTAACGGCGATACCTATAGCTGTTTTTATTTTTAAAAATTCTATTGGCTTTATCCAAAGAAATAAATTCCAGGTTGTCGAAGTGAAAAAAGAAAATCATAATGTCTGGACTCTAGATATGACACCGGTCAATAGTGATATTTTCAAGTATCGGCCGGGGCAGTTTATGTTTCTTACGCTTAAACGCCCGGGTTATCGCCCAGAGGAGCATCCTTTTACAATTTCCTCAGCACCTACAGAGAATGAATATATATCGGCAACCATAAAGAAATCCGGGGATTATACATCAACAATAGGAAAAACTAAACCGGGTGATATAGCTAGAATTTCCGGGCCATACGGCAGATTTAGTTATGTTTATAATGAACCATCGTCCTTTGTTTTTATTGCTGGTGGGGTTGGGATAACTCCCCTTATGAGTATGATGCGTTTTATTCGAAATACTGATGATGGTCGTCCAGTCATTTTATTATATGCAAATAAAGCAGAGGATGATATAATTTTTCTGGATGAATTTGTGGAGTTTCCGCAAAATTTCGAGGTAGTCCATATTCTCTCTCAATCCTCGAAAGATTGGCTCGGCGAAGTCGGGCATGTTGAAATGGGTATAATCGAGAAATATTGCGCAAAAGTTTTAGATAGCGCTCATTTCTATCTCTGTGGGCCGAAACCGATGATGGATTCGGTTCATAATATTCTCACCGAGATCGGAATAGATCATTCGAGAATACACTCTGAGGTTTTTAGGCTAAACTAA
- a CDS encoding VOC family protein encodes MRNKNNPVGWFEIPVVNMDRAKAFYESIFEIEMPVQTMDDNMMAWFPCDNTKLGSCGSLVKMKDYIPSRDGVVIYFTVLNLEVVLDKVNENGGEVLVSRTSIGQYGFVAFFIDSEGNKIGLHTRENL; translated from the coding sequence ATGAGAAATAAAAATAATCCTGTGGGATGGTTTGAGATTCCAGTGGTGAATATGGATAGGGCTAAGGCTTTTTATGAAAGCATCTTCGAGATAGAAATGCCTGTCCAGACTATGGATGACAACATGATGGCATGGTTTCCATGTGATAACACAAAGCTCGGTTCGTGTGGTTCTCTTGTTAAAATGAAGGATTATATTCCTTCACGCGATGGAGTAGTAATATATTTCACAGTTCTCAATTTGGAAGTTGTTCTCGATAAAGTTAACGAAAACGGAGGGGAGGTTCTTGTGTCTCGAACAAGTATTGGCCAATATGGCTTTGTGGCGTTTTTCATTGATTCAGAAGGCAACAAAATTGGACTACATACGAGGGAAAACCTTTAA
- a CDS encoding extracellular solute-binding protein — protein MKNIFIALAVCFVVFMLGCGGSGSPNTIAIWHQMLPEGGDILDSLAQVWGKENGYNVTVLYKETEELRSSFQTAVLGGGGPELVYGPSDQVGPFKVMDLIIPMDTLFSEQFFSKFDPKALVGFEGGLYQIADRIGNHLCLVYNRSLVPEPPKNTDEMVKIGKQITKDTDGDGKIDIYGLVWNFTEPYFFIPWLGGFGGWVMDDKGNPTLDTEGTVSALSFLVYLRDTAKIVPKELDYNIADALFKEGKAGMIINGPWSWGGYRKAEVDFAIARIPMVNKTGIWPTPMVSPVGYSINKNVDKSKLAGVISLLQFLTSAESQLEWTKVLGTIPSNIAARESEIVTGNPIVKASIKQLEVGKAMPVRPELRAIWDAMRPPYQGVLGGSITPKDAANEMQELAEKKIQEMNE, from the coding sequence TCTCGATTCGCTTGCTCAGGTATGGGGCAAGGAGAATGGATATAATGTAACAGTGCTATACAAGGAAACGGAAGAGTTGCGCAGTTCTTTCCAGACTGCGGTTTTGGGTGGTGGAGGTCCCGAGCTTGTTTATGGACCCTCGGATCAGGTTGGACCATTCAAGGTTATGGACCTTATTATCCCAATGGATACCCTTTTTAGTGAACAGTTTTTCTCTAAATTTGATCCTAAAGCTCTAGTTGGTTTTGAAGGGGGGCTTTATCAAATTGCTGATAGGATCGGAAACCATCTTTGCTTGGTTTATAACCGCTCGTTAGTTCCTGAGCCACCCAAGAACACCGATGAGATGGTAAAAATTGGCAAACAGATCACAAAGGATACAGACGGCGACGGGAAAATCGATATATACGGACTTGTATGGAATTTCACTGAGCCTTATTTCTTTATTCCGTGGCTTGGAGGTTTTGGAGGTTGGGTCATGGATGATAAGGGAAATCCTACTCTAGATACAGAAGGAACAGTTTCCGCTTTGTCTTTTTTGGTTTATCTGCGTGACACAGCTAAGATCGTTCCGAAGGAGCTGGATTATAACATCGCCGATGCACTTTTCAAGGAGGGCAAGGCAGGAATGATTATCAACGGCCCGTGGAGTTGGGGTGGATACAGGAAGGCCGAAGTGGATTTCGCTATAGCTAGAATCCCTATGGTTAATAAAACTGGAATCTGGCCGACACCAATGGTTTCACCGGTGGGATACAGTATTAATAAGAACGTCGATAAATCTAAACTGGCAGGTGTTATCTCGTTGCTACAATTCTTGACCTCGGCTGAGTCTCAGCTTGAATGGACTAAGGTTCTCGGCACAATTCCATCTAATATTGCGGCGCGTGAGAGCGAGATCGTCACAGGAAATCCTATTGTTAAGGCCTCGATTAAACAGCTCGAGGTTGGAAAGGCTATGCCAGTGCGTCCGGAACTTAGAGCTATTTGGGATGCTATGAGGCCTCCTTATCAGGGAGTCCTTGGAGGTAGTATAACTCCAAAAGATGCTGCTAATGAGATGCAAGAGCTTGCTGAAAAAAAGATTCAGGAGATGAATGAATAA